Proteins encoded within one genomic window of Acomys russatus chromosome 5, mAcoRus1.1, whole genome shotgun sequence:
- the Fbrs gene encoding probable fibrosin-1, whose product METAAAPGPGWAAEGERRRRRCSRRDRDREQRRRRGPGGDAPRALLAAPRGSSSSSSPPPPARPWSSASSGERPGGPRRRRPRPRPRPPRPRARKRPAGSGSRGEEEEEEEEEGGAEDGEAEEEPEEEEEEEEDLIDGFAIASFASLEALQKDASLQPPERLEHRLKHSGKRKRGGSSGATGEPGDSSDREPGRPPGDRPRKWPNKRRRKEAFSRHSVEAGYICDAESDLDERVSDDDLDPSFTVSTSKASGPHGTFNGNCEAKLSVVPKVSGLERSQEQPPGPDPLLVPFPPKEPPPPPAPRPPVSSPTPLPATPSLPPPPQPQLQLRVSPFGLRTSPYGSSLDLSTGSSSRPPPKAPAPPVAQPPPSSSSSSSSSSSASSSSAQLTHRPPTPSLPLPLSTHSFPPHGLRPPPPPHHPSLVSPGPTLPPPPPLLQVPGHPGASAANALSEQDLIGQDLNSRYLNAQGGPEVVGAGGSARPLAFQFHQHNHQHQHTHQHTHQHFTPYPPGLLPPHGHMFEKYPGKMEGLFRHNPYMAFPPAVPGLPPGLPPAVSFGSLQGAFQPKNTNPELPPRLGPVLSGLPQKGTQIPDHFRPPLRKPGKWCAMHVRVAYMILRHQEKMKGDSHKLDFRNDLLPCLPGPYGALAPGQELSHPASLFTATGAVHAAANPFTTAPGAHGPFLSPSTHIDPFGRPTSFASLAALSNGAFGGLGSPTFNSSAVFAQKESPGAPPAFASPPDPWGRLHRSPLAFPAWVRPPETARTPGSDKERPVERREPSVTKEEKDRDLPFSRPQLRVSPATPKARAGEEGARPAKESVRVKEERKEEAAAAAAAAAAAAAAAAAAAAATTGPQGLHLLLERPRPPPFLGPSLPERCAGFPEPTWLAGPPRLARPPRFYEAGEELTGPGAMAAARLYSLDPAHPLLYSRLAPPPPPTATPGTPHLLSKTPPGALLGAPPPLVPAPRPSSPPRAPGPARADR is encoded by the exons ATGGAGACGGCCGCGGCCCCAGGCCCGGGCTGGGCAGCAGAGGGGGAGCGGCGGCGAAGACGCTGCTCACGGCGAGACCGAGACCGGGAGCAGCGACGCCGCCGGGGTCCTGGCGGTGACGCGCCCCGGGCCTTGTTGGCCGCCCCGCGCGGCTCTTCATCCTCGTCGTCACCGCCGCCGCCCGCCCGTCCCTGGTCGTCAGCTTCTTCTGGAGAGCGACCTGGAGGCCCTAGACGGCGGCGGCCCCGACCCAGGCCTCGACCCCCGAGACCGCGAGCACGGAAGCGGCCTGCCGGTTCGGGCAGCCgcggagaggaggaggaggaggaggaggaagaggggggcgCAGAAGACGGGGAAGCCGAGGAGGAgcctgaagaggaggaagaggaggaggaagacttgATCGATGGCTTTGCCATCGCTAGCTTTGCCAGCCTTGAGGCCTTGCAG AAGGatgcatctcttcagcccccagagCGACTGGAACATCGGCTGAAGCATTCTGGGAAACGGAAAAGGGGGGGCTCCAGTGGGGCCACTGGGGAGCCAGGGGACAGCTCAGACCGTGAGCCTGGCCGGCCCCCTGGGGATAGGCCCCGCAAATGGCCCAATAAGCGAAGAAGGAAAGAG GCCTTCTCCCGTCACTCTGTGGAAGCCGGATATATA tgTGACGCAGAAAGTGATCTGGATGAGAGG gTCTCCGATGATGACCTGGACCCTTCCTTTACTGTCTCAACCAGCAAAG CCTCGGGTCCTCATGGCACCTTCAATGGGAACTGTGAAGCAAAACTGTCTGTGGTCCCTAAAGTGTCGGGCCTGGAGCGGAGCCAAGAGCAGCCCCCGGGGCCCGACCCGCTGCTAGTGCCTTTCCCCCCAAAGgaaccaccacctccaccagccCCTCGGCCTCCTGTCTCATCCCCTACACCCTTACCAGCTACTCCCAgtctgccacccccaccccagccccagctgcAGCTTCGAGTCTCACCCTTCGGCCTCCGAACTTCTCCCTATGGCAGCAGCCTGGACCTCAGCACTGGCAG CTCTTCACGGCCGCCCCCCAAGGCCCCGGCCCCTCCCGTGGCTCAGCCTCCCCCCTCATCATCCTCttcgtcttcctcctcctcatctgccTCCTCCTCGTCCGCGCAGCTCACCCACCGGCCCCCGACGCCCtcactgcccctgcctctgtccacCCACAGCTTTCCTCCCCATGGGTtgcgcccaccaccaccaccccaccacccttCCTTGGTCTCCCCtggccccaccctgcccccacccccacctctgctgcAGGTGCCAGGGCACCCTGGGGCCTCAGCCGCTAACGCCCTTTCTG agCAGGACCTGATCGGCCAGGACCTGAACTCTCGCTACCTGAATGCCCAGGGTGGCCCTgaggtggtgggggcagggggctcgGCCCGGCCCCTGGCCTTCCAGTTCCACCAGCAcaaccaccagcaccagcacaccCACCAGCACACCCACCAGCACTTCACTCCCTACCCCCCGGGCCTGCTGCCTCCCCACGGCCACATG tTTGAGAAATACCCAGGAAAGATGGAAGGCCTTTTCCGACataat CCGTACATGGCCTTCCCTCCCGCAGTGCCCGGGCTCCCTCCGGGTCTCCCGCCAGCTGTCTCCTTTGGCTCCCTTCAGGGGGCCTTCCAGCCCAAG AACACGAATCCTGAGCTGCCACCACGACTGGGGCCAGTGCTGAGCGGGCTCCCCCAGAAGGGGACACAG ATCCCTGATCATTTCCGGCCACCTTTGAGG aaaccaggaaagtggTGTGCCATGCACGTTCGTGTGGCTTACATGATCCTGAGACACCAGGAAAAGATGAAG GGTGATTCCCACAAGCTTGACTTTCGGAATGacctcctgccctgccttccgGGGCCCTATGGGGCCCTGGCCCCTGGGCAGGAGCTCTCCCACCCAGCGTCCCTCTTCACTGCGACTG GAGCCGTCCATGCTGCAGCCAATCCTTTCACAACAGCTCCTGGGGCCCATGGACCCTTCCTgagccccagcactcacattg ATCCCTTTGGGCGGCCTACAAGCTTCGCCTCATTGGCTGCTCTCTCCAACGGGGCCTTTGGAGGCCTGGGCAGCCCCACATTCA ACTCCAGCGCCGTCTTTGCCCAGAAAGAAAGCCCAGGAGccccaccagcctttgcctccccacCAGACCCATGGGGCCGCCTGCACCGCAGTCCTCTTGCCTTTCCTGCTTGGGTCCGACCCCCTGAAACTGCCCGAACACCAGGCTCAGACAAGGAGCGGCCTGTGGAGCGAAGGGAGCCATCTGTCACCAAGGAGGAGAAGGACAG GGACCTCCCTTTCTCACGGCCCCAGCTGCGAGTATCTCCTGCTACTCCTAAGGCCAGGGCTGGCGAGGAAGGAGCCCGGCCAGCCAAAGAGTCTGTACGggtgaaggaagagaggaaagaagaggctgctgccgccgccgccgcagctgctgccgctgccgctgctgccgccgccgctgctgctgcaaCCACTGGGCCTCAGGGCCTTCACTTGCTTTTGGAGAGGCCCCGGCCACCCCCCTTCCTTGGCCCTAGTCTGCCAGAGCGCTGTGCAGGCTTCCCAGAGCCAACCTGGTTGGCAGGGCCCCCACGCCTGGCCAGGCCACCACGCTTCTATGAGGCAGGTGAGGAGTTGACTGGACCAGGGGCCATGGCTGCTGCCCGCCTCTATAGTCTAGACCCTGCTCATCCCCTGCTATACAGCCGTTTggctcctccaccaccacctactGCAACTCCAGGAACCCCTCACCTTCTCAGCAAGACCCCACCAGGAGCCCTTTTGGGAGCACCACCACCTCTTGTGCCCGCCCCCCGGCCCAGCTCCCCACCTAGAGCCCCTGGCCCAGCCCGGGCTGACAGGTGA